The Ignicoccus islandicus DSM 13165 sequence ATGAGTATTTTTGACAAAGTAAGAAATCAAAGGAACAAAATAATATTGAATAAAGAGGTTCTCTCGCCTTCCTACGTTCCACCTCAGTTGATTCATAGAACACATAAAGAAGAGGAACTAGCGAAATACTTTCTTGACCTATTAGAAGAACCTGGAAAGAATTACTCATATGCTATAATAAGTGGACCTCAAGGCGTAGGAAAAACCCATCTAGCCTTACATTTCTACAACGAGCTTAAGGAGGCGTTCAAGAAAGAGGTAGGAAAGGATTTATTGAGAGCTCATATAAATTGTTACTTAGGCTATAGGTCCCTCAGTCAGATACTTCGCGGAATAACGACCTCCATGAGGTTGGGGACACCCACACGGGGTATATCAAACACCGAAATGCTTGAGTACATCTTCAGAGCTCTTGATAAGAGCGATAAGTACCTCTTGGTAATCCTAGACGATTTCCAATATGCACTTTATAATGATAGAGATATAGCAAGATTCTTCGCAAGACTCGATGAGAGATTTAGTTCACGTGAACAACGTATACATGTCATAATCATTGTAAATAGTATTAACACATTTCTGGCTTACGCAAATGATGAGAAATTGAAGAACTGGAAGAGGAAACACGTATATATGCCGCCTTACAGCCAAGCTGAACTCTTCGACATACTAAGAGATAGAAGAGATAGAGCCTTCTATCCAAACACAGTTCCGGATGAAATAATACTCGAAATCTCGAAATGGATAGGTGTTGATACAGGTAAGTCTCTTGGAGCGCACTCGGGCAGTGCCAGACTTGCCATAGAAACCTTGAAATTGAGTGCAGAGAGGGCAGAGAGCCTAGGAAAACAACAAGTTGATACAGAAGACCTAAGATACGCTTGGGCAGAGCTTAATAAACAAGGTGATTTGATGATAGTCTCTGAGTTGGTTGAAAGGCTTAACGATCATGAATTGTTGTTCTTGTATTCCTTAGCCAGTGTTCTCGAGGTTACAGGTGAAAGCTATGTTAGAATAGGTAAGGTAGAAGAAGAATACAGAATGTTATGTGAAACTCTTGGAATAGAACCTAGAAAACACACTCAGATCTACGAGTATGCGAGACGACTCTCCAATCTAGGAATAATAAGGCGTGAGAATCCAACTAAAGGAATGAGAGGAAGGAGCACATTATTATCAATAGAGTTTCCACTTACTCCATTTAAAGAAAAATTGATCCAAGTTCTGAGGAGGAGAAACTATGAGCTCTAAGTTGTTTAGGAGACCTACCGTCGTGAGAGCAATTCTACTACTTCAAGAAGAAGGAGAACTGAATCTCAATGCCCTTGCTAAACGCCTTGGAACTAATAGACATCGGCTAAAGAAGTATCTAGATGAGCTAAGTGAATATGGAATCGTTGAAAAAACCTCTAATACACCAGCCGTATATAAGCTAAAAGTAAGTATGGAGGAAATTTTGAAAGTTAGTTCAAGAGAGATGTATTGATTAGAAGTAATCCGTATACCTTATACATCCAGGTTTCTCCTCATAAACTAATCCATCTCTCTTGAATACGCTCAATGCTTCCTCAACTACTTCGGGACCAAGTCCCTTCTTGCGAGCTACTTCAACTACTTCCTTTATTGGTACACATCCGCTCCTCTCCTTGCTCAAGTCCCTTATTATCCTCCCAACGGTCGATATCTTCGCCGTCTTCGACAGCGACCTTCCAGTAAATATCACGTCTATGTCGATCTTCCCCGTTTCCACGTCTATTCCAACTGTCTCTAAGAACGCCAGCATGAGCCTTATCGCCTCTACGGCATCTTCAACCAGCACCGCGTTCCTCAAGGCCATTCTAGCATGAGCCTCGCTCATCCTTACCAAGGCCTCCAACTGCCTAGCGGTAATCGGCACGCTCATGTCTTGAGAGTTGGATGCCTTAGACCTCAAATCAACGAAGAACTCCTCTATGACCCTCTTCGCTTCGTCCGTAAGCTTCGGAACGACGTTCCTCTTCGCGTAAACTATGTACTTCTTGAGCAGGTCGAGGGGTATTTCCGGCCTTACTTTCTCGGCCTCCTTGTGGACGTTCAGTATGTACCTAACCAGCCTCCTGTCCCTAGCTGGCTCCGGGGTGTCCCGCAACACGAAGATCAAGTCGAACCTCGAGAGTATGCTGGGAGGCAAGTTGATGTTCTCGGAAACCGTTCTGTTGGGCAAGTACCTACCGTACCTGGGGTTCCCTGCCGCTAGGACGGAGCACCTCGCGTTGAGCTTGGCCACTATTCCCGCCTTAGCTATTGACACGGTCTGCTGTTCCATTGCCTCGTGTATTGCCACCCTGTCCTCGTCCCTC is a genomic window containing:
- a CDS encoding ORC1-type DNA replication protein; its protein translation is MSIFDKVRNQRNKIILNKEVLSPSYVPPQLIHRTHKEEELAKYFLDLLEEPGKNYSYAIISGPQGVGKTHLALHFYNELKEAFKKEVGKDLLRAHINCYLGYRSLSQILRGITTSMRLGTPTRGISNTEMLEYIFRALDKSDKYLLVILDDFQYALYNDRDIARFFARLDERFSSREQRIHVIIIVNSINTFLAYANDEKLKNWKRKHVYMPPYSQAELFDILRDRRDRAFYPNTVPDEIILEISKWIGVDTGKSLGAHSGSARLAIETLKLSAERAESLGKQQVDTEDLRYAWAELNKQGDLMIVSELVERLNDHELLFLYSLASVLEVTGESYVRIGKVEEEYRMLCETLGIEPRKHTQIYEYARRLSNLGIIRRENPTKGMRGRSTLLSIEFPLTPFKEKLIQVLRRRNYEL
- a CDS encoding helix-turn-helix domain-containing protein: MSSKLFRRPTVVRAILLLQEEGELNLNALAKRLGTNRHRLKKYLDELSEYGIVEKTSNTPAVYKLKVSMEEILKVSSREMY